In the Pectinophora gossypiella chromosome 27, ilPecGoss1.1, whole genome shotgun sequence genome, CGCTAGCTGTCAAGAAGAAGGCagcggctgcggcggcggcggcggcagccaAGATGGCATCTGCGTAACTTTTATGGAAgtaactacttacctacaaaattaatttagacAAAATTAAATATCTGTTGTTATTTTTCATCTTTTTCTTGTGTCTCTGTAGCACGGGTTAAGTATAGGTAGCTTACATTCACGAATTTATCGCGTCGTGCGCGACATCGTAACTCGTGCAGCAGAGGCAAGTTTGTTAACTTTAAATAGTAAGCTAGATGTTGTTAAGTCAAGAATTGACATTAATTAATAGAATTTATTTAACATAGATGTACTACAGCAATTGCGGCATGCGTGGCTTCCGGATTGTGCTAGGGTGTGAGGTATGAGTGTGTCCTGTCGTgtcggtacagtcatgagcaatataatgtacccactgtaggactctgtcgcactaacatatttgacatttagtgagacttactgttcaatttgtcaaaaaagttaatgtgacatggtaccaaagtgtatacatattaatgctcgtgaccgtactgaacATATTTGAGTTAACCTTGTGATGCCAATATTTCAAAGCTGTTCGTACGTAGCGAGAGTATTGGTCGAAGATATTTGTCGCGTCAATGTGGATAGTAGGTAAGGCTCATGCCGCAGAGGCTGCTTTGTAAGTCTCGTAATTTTTATCGCAAATATgtgatataatattaatttagatGTTTAATTAGCTAATTATTTAGGTCTTTGTCAAACAACTTGTTAATGTGTTataaaattgttataataagatgtcttacaattacaaatacttattatttttttattttttttgttagagtaagaatattatactctgatcccaaggtaacagtgacctttgtggaggacgcatagcgccagttaaacaatggctcactgtcacggattacttttattggatgttctctgtacggagttcgacacaagaatggtacaactcgtgcggctcgccttcttataagggttgtccccactaccgtaccttgcacgtgtgtcgtaaacaagtgcaggtgttgtttgtttgctagccgcacgtgttgtttacagttaacataatatttagattttcaatatttcgctgtcgcgctatcatttaattaataaaatacctattaaaatacGTGTTGTTAATTTTCTTTTAGTCACATAAGTAAGATAGTATCTCTGTGATTTCGCTATTCTTGCAagatatttttacccgacttcggcgaatcaaaaaggagggttatttgTTTGAccgttttgtatgtatgtaagtatgtatttatgtatatatgccgatctgtcctaaaagtttgcttatcacggcattcgaccacggctatctaaacatcactatttggaagaatttcagagaaatatacctattttcttgtttcataggtactttttagagcgtcaTTTTGCCgtagttgggttttagtttttaaacttttattttttttcaataagaatCCCAATAGGAAAAATTCTCAACGCATTAACTGAGTGTCTGGAAAAAACACAACATGCAGATTTTGGACTCTGCTCTGGCTGTACATTTAAAAGTCCTTGTCATTAGAgaactactttttttttctttttcccatttgtgggtcaggctaagatcataagaccatgctgcctaagCTTAGAGAACTACTCAATAAGAAAAGCAAGTTACGTCCACTGACCCTCCGTTCAGCAAAAGATAAGGCTGCATGGCTTAGTACCTTTGCCACTTCTATGGATGAATAACACCCCCGCCCCCTCTACCGGCTGATCTGTCACTGACATATGTGACAGTAATTTTCGATGTTTCGTCCTTGCTcagtacctatattgtttcagctaaaatagtaaaattacgatttaaaaagattaataaattaaattttgttggAAGTATTTCTGTTATAATTCTTTTGACATCGTTTCACCGCGGTATGTGACTCCTTCAACTAAGAAAAATCGTACTAAATACAATAGTAATTAACAAACAAAATGTTGGAAACGGAATTTATTGAAATGGAGGGTGGTTCTTTGGAAGTTGTTAATCTTGTGGTTAGCGTGGACCCTGAGGTCGTGCTGGGTGATCATACCTATACGTAAGTATTAGTATAGTATATACTAACACCCTGAcaataatgatctgaatcattcccttcagtatttgttacggtgtcactaacattctgtataattaaataaaataagtatatttctatcttataattattcttatttacttattttataaaattaaacacctagttggacgtgacgaagttacgtatgtttctgattatgcgacaaattgtattattataataaaattgtgattgtgttattatataaataaactgtactattttttggattgaaagtataattataaaataggtatatatatttcataaaatatatattgataACATTATAAACCTTTAATATTGTATTGAAAcctattttatatatttcattTTGTCTTTTCCAGATCTACAAAAAAAGTCAAGAAAGTAATAAAACCAAAAACAAAGGATGCTTTAAAtcaaaaacttattaaaatgaTTGAAGGCAAACATATAGTAAACCTCAAAGCGTTATACGGTTGTAATGTGTGCAACTTCACGACGTTCAGCAAGGAGAGCATCGACTTTCACTCGTTGAGTCATAAACCGACCAAGAAGCCCGTGCAAAAAAAAAGGGAAGCCTGTCACAAGCCTGGCAACACATGTTGCACGAGTTGTTTTGTCaagaaaataaagaaacttCCAGATGGTATGAGACATTATTATAGTTAAATCGTACACTCAAAGTTCGTCTAAACGAAATTGGTCTTTtaagaatgaaatatttatatttaaattttttttttcataaaatattggaAAATCTTTTCTCGTCCACACAACGAAACTGCATATAGTCTAGTggactaaaaaaataatctctGTCTCTCCTATCATGtcggttgtaaggtggatgacaacctcatcaaccctacttTAGTGTTCATCGtgtagcgtcagacgtcacacacacagatgcgcgtgtatgataacgtcaatgtgtagtgtctgtgtaaaacaaggtgttttgtatgaagtgtctggggtatgctaataggctaatttccagctaatcaaatcagttactttttactaagatacataacataaccagcctatatacgtcccactgccgggcataggcctcccctcaatcaatcggaggaagtgattattatgtatatatgtaactTATCTAAGCTAGAATTACTTTACGTGGGTTTTAAGATggataaccgacctcatcaaccctggtgtcagggtgattattgagctgccaaaggccccgacatggctcatgtaacaactacatacttacatcagtgtcATATACATGAGTTTAGGTATGTGGTAGGTAGTGTGGGTAGATACTTGTTTCTCTTATTGACAAATAAGATTAGTTAAGTAGTGGGTAGTTTTGGATTGATTCATTGTATTTTGCTACACAGCTCAATAAACATGCGATTaccaaatttcgtgttttaaggTGAATTAAGGACATattaatcagtaagtagtaaccgggaccaacggcttaacgtgccttccgcggatcaacttactttttagattaggtgatcagtctgtaatgtcctaaccaaactagggaccataaagtgatatctgtgatttgtccccatcgggattcgaacccgggaccgggaaagaatattgagtactaatattactttagatTCCAAGCCATTTTACTGCACAATTTCAAAATACCCACAGGTAGATTACGCTGCCCGCACTGCAGTTTCTTCACGACGAGGCTTCAAGGTCTTAATGTACATCTCAGGTCTCATGAGAAGCGACCTTACAAGTGTGCAGACTGTCCCTACTCTGGAAGAGACGTTAAGGCTCTCATACAGCATGTGAGACTGGGGCACAGAGCTACCCAATACTTAGACAGGTGAGTTGTTAtctatgtttttaaatttatttatttcagactcctttttttctttatccattacagaaataaaatacattttaaaacccataataacgggttcttaccgcgtttaaaatagggatatgagagtcccgatatttcgacactgttacaagtgccatgatcacgggatgaacggggttttaaacgcggtaagaacccgttattatgtgttttaattatgataataaccgcgtaaacttaaaacaatgtataaatacaggatgttagtgacatcgtaatgaatactgagggggatgattttttttgttgttttatcataaatgtggtaggtaggtatatagatGGAACGAATGCTTTTCGCGCTCAGCAGGGCGCTGCAGTGCTCAGAACAAGTAGCTCTGTACaattatttcatttaaaatagtATAACCATTAATTTAAACTAAATTTCCACACAAATAGATTATTAAAGCTTTGTttctaatatacgtaatataaaAACATCAAATAAAGTGCTGTAATCCGaaaagtgttaaaaaaaataaggttgTGACAATAAGTGAAAAGTATAATATTCTGAACTCGAAAATTGTGTAATAGTGTCTTGCGGTGCAGGATAAGTAAGAAGGTATTCTTATCCCCttataaacataaattcaatgaacaatatataaacatataattTGAACAACCTCACTTTTCAAAGAAATAAAAGCTAGGAATGCAAAACTTTAATGACAACGCCATCTAGTGAAAACACCGTTATTAACATAAGACTACGCGTAGTGAGAACGAAATACGCtacattattatacttaccGCTACACCAGATTATCCACAGAGGGCGCTTTCTCGATTTTTTCCATATTGGAACACAAACACTATGGAAAGAACTCCTAGACAAAAGAAACTTACAAAGAAAGCTAAAGCTTTGATCACTACTTCAGATGAAGAAGGTAATGTAACACATCCTTCTTCCCAGAAAGTATGCAACTGTGCGGAAATCTCTCAATCTTTCCATTCACTAAAGGCTGAACTAAAAGAAATGCTAGAAACATGGAAAAGTGGACAAGAGACTCAATTAACTGGAATACAAAGCTCTTTAACCGAAATGCAATCCCAAATAGCTTCTATGGAAAAAACTAATAGCGAAATCGAAAAATCGCTCGAATTTTTGTACAACGAGCACAAGGACGTAACTGCTAAACTATCTTCAATGGAAGAAAAATCTCTGTCTTATGAGCATCGCATTCTTTACCTGGAACAAGCATTGGAAGAACAGAACAGGAAATCCGTCATAAATATGCTTGAAATAAGAAATGCACCCAGCGCCCAGAAAGAAACCCAAGCGGAGTTAATAAAAACAGCTATCACCATTTTCAATGAGATCTCGGCTAATGTTGTTTGCTCTGATATTCAAGACATACGGCGCCTTCCGTCTAAGACTGAAAAGAAGACCATTCTTGTCACGTTGAACTCTGccatattgaaaaataaaattcttcaaGCTGTCAAAGCCTACAACATGCGAAACAAGAACAGTAAGCTCAGTACATCCGTAATCTGTTCCTCCAGCCCCCCCGAGCCGATCTACATTGATGAACATCTGACTGCAAACGCTAGGCGTTTATACTACCTCGCACGGCAGCTCACGAAGACAGGCCTGTATAAATACTGCTGGACTACCAACGCTAGAGTACTCCTACGTAAAGAAGAAGGTGCCAAGACCATCCTCGTCACGAATGAAGCCCAAATAGATAAATTGAAAAACAACAACTTTAAATGACTAGTATTTTATAAGCAGTACTTAAATAACTATATAACTGCctattacattttatattacttttctacaACTAGTCACAGACTATTGATTCTATTTGATTTCTTTACTAATGTGCAACTATCTCTATTTCATGTTAATAACTTGCTATTGAATTTATTGATCTCATTATCTCAACACTTACATAATTTACACGCATATACACATCCCATCACTCACATCACACAACCTTTCTGTACAATAAACACATTTGGTCTcacacatacaaaaatacacatCATGTTACACACACATTCATATTTATACTTTCTACCATATACAAAGCCtactaaagtatatttatatacaattaaGTACCACACTATTCTTGTCTTACCGATAAATCTTTCTAAATACATCTTTGTAATTAAGCATAAAATTCGCGATGACAAATGACATTGTCCAAGACTTAGATGAAGTCTCTATATCTATGTCAAAATACTGTGATCCAGagcaatgtataaaaataattaagcaaCCCGAAAAGAACCTTAATATTATCACCCAAAATATACGAAGTATATCGGCAAATATAACGGATTTCAGTATACTTTtagatagaataaaaatacaatgtgaCATTGTAGTTTTTACGGAATGTTGGCTTGTCCATAATCCAATTATTGCACCCTTAGCAAACTATATAACATACTCCTCTACAAAACCACATAACAAAAATGATGGGGTCaccatatacataaataataacctaACTAATGTCTCAGTAACTGAACCACCTGCGATGATGGACTCTAGTTGTCTTTTGATTAAGATGGGAACGGACACTGCTATACTCGCAATTTACCGTCCAGATGCCTTTAAAAATGCTGAAAACTTTCTACGCTCACTAAATATAGTTCTCTCAGAActtaatacatttaaaaatataattttaactgGAGACATCAATATTGACATTTGTTCTGATAACCGTCACCCTTATTCCGAAGACTATCTTACTATCATGGCTGCGCACGGATTGCTTCCAACTCACACTCTTCCAACCCACCATCTAACATGCCTCGATCATTTCTTCCTGAAATCAAGTTACAGAGCATATACATTAATACTTCAATCACCAATCACAGATCATAACACAATCATTTTGTCACTATTAACAACTAAATCACTGACGCCCCCAAAACACATGACCATAATTGACTACGCCGGGGTCCATAGTGACATGAATAAAATAGATCTATCACCTGTCCTTACGGCGTCAGATCCTAATCTTGCCGCGAGTACCATGGTCAACATGCTAAGTCACACTCTAATTGAAAACTCAGTCGTAAATACCATTCCACGACGTTGTAGAATTATTAAGCCCTGGATCACACCAGGCTTATTAAGGTGTATTAGAAACAGAGACAACCtctataaaaaatgtaaacgatCACCCCATAACGAAATCCTTAAGATAAGCTTTAAACGATACCGGAACTTCTGCAATGCTCTGCTTAAGAAAGTAAAGAGAACCTTCCAGCAAAATAAACTGCGGGCGGCAGGGTCAAATAGCAAAAAGCTCTGGGAGACAATTAAAGACATTGCATATTTAAATAAAGGAAAAGTTTGTTCGCGGGAATTACTTCTCTGTAAAACATCATCTCAAGATTCAATCAATCACGTAAACTCTTTTTTCACCGGTGTCGGGAAAAACCTTGCGGAAAATATTATTAGAACTCGTTACAATGGTGCAAATAAATCACCTTCTTATTCTGTGGTTGACTCGTTTGTCCTTCTTCCAACCGATGAAGATGAAGTAGAGCGTGTTATTATATCTCTTAGAGACGATTGTGCAGTAGGATGCGACGGTATTTCCACtaagtttgttaaaatgtaCAGAAATATAATTATCCCACCTCTAACACATATTTGTAATATATCACTTTCAACAGGTATATTTCCAACTGtctttaaaaaaggtttaatacatCCAATATTCAAGGGTGGAGACCGAGATCGTGTAACGAATTATCGCCCAATATCAGTATTGCCAGTGTTATCTAAAGTTTTGGAGCGTTTAATAAACACCCGCCtcataaattatcttgaaaATAAAGACCTTCTTAGTAATAAGCAGTTCGGATTCCGTACTGGAAAGTCTACTGCTCAAGCTGTACACCAACTGACTAATAAAATTGTTCTTAGTTTGGATGAGGGAAGAAAATGTCTTGCTATATTCCTGGATCTAGCCAAGGCATTTGACACGGTGTCATTtccattacttataaaaaaattagaaaatcTAGGTATTCGTGGAACCCCGCTGAAACTCTTTCAGAATTACCTGACAGGTCGGGTCCAGTGCGTTACTATTGAAGGTCACACAAGCTCAAACCTTCAGGTCGAATACGGCGTACCCCAAGGTAGTATTCTGGGTCCCAGTCTCTTCCTAACTTACATTAACGACCTGTGTCAATTACATCTTGACAATGGGGAACTGTTTTCTTTTGCCGACGACACTGTTTTACTTTTCACGGGGAACTCGTGGAAGGAAGTGTATGATTCAGCCCAAAACGGGTTCAATTTAGTGTCTGATTGGTTGAACCAAAACCTGCTCACCTTAAATGTAGACAAAACAAAGCATATGATTTTTACTTTGCGTAATAAACATCTTCCTGACCCGGCAATATTTACCATCGCTGCACACTCCACTCAAATCCCTCATACTTCACCTTGTAATTGTCCTAAAATAGAAAGAACTAATAGCATTAAATACCTCGGAGTCCTTATAGATAGCAACCTCACTTTTAACTCACACATTAGCCTCATATCAAATAGAGTccgtaaattaatatttgtatttaaacaTTTAAGACATGTAGCAGACCCTCCAACTTTAAAAATGGTTTACATAGCACTTTGTCAATCAATACTTATTTATTGCATCACTACATGGGGCGGTGCACCAAAAACCATTTTCAAATCTGTAGAACGTGCACAAAGGGCACTGTTAAAAGTAGCTACATTCAAACCTATGCTATTTTCCACCTCTCTACTCtatgaggtatgtgacgtacTTACCGTCCGACAACTGTTCATTCTTCATACTATACTTATGCAACACTGCCAGACTCCCGTTGACATCGACGTTACATATACAAGGCGTAACCACTTAGTCGCAAAATCTTCCTTCTTCAATACCAGTTGTAGCCATAGATTCTTCTGCTTTTTGGGTCCCTTTCTGTACAACACGCTTCAACGTAATCTTTCCATTCACTCCCAATCAACACTACTTTGCAAAAAGGCTGTTACCAAATGGTTACAAGGACTATCATACGATGACACGGAGAATTTACTTAAACCTGTTGGTTGATTATCTttagtaaacataataatatacaagaaGATACAcctcacacaacacacacacacactcacacacacacacacacacacacacacacacacacacacacacacacacacacacacacacacacacacacgcacatagcAAGTTGCATTTTACCttaactattaattattattttctctttttttgaTAACTTGATgtcattcaaattttaaatattataacaatattcattgtcaacaccctcacttttggcttttgcatacaacttttggatggtagctggtatccttagctcagttttaaaaacttttagggataacagccgactcatatcaattatgtcacagcctgtaactacacatttataaatgtaaacaaatattgtcatatatttaaggctttaatggtacgaaataaagatattattattattattattattattattatagacgaTACTACTcattcacaaaataaaacaaacacaaaacactcacaaacacatcAAGGTTCCGATTGAGCGGATGTGCGGCGGCGGCATTAGCGCAGTGTCAAAGGCGCCGCCGCTACCCGCCGCTgccgagccgacgactagagtgAGAGAAAAGCATTTTTAAGCTGCAGACGGTAGAGATAGAAATAggatctgttcgtaatgcctactttgaTAGCGCGCGCGGCCATTGACCCGTGCGCAGCTGAAAATTTAATCGTTTTACGGCTCAAAACCACGAAGGTGGCGAATTTGGTTTGGAagctcgtaaaataaaatatacaaatgaaTAACGTTAAATAAGAATTGAATACTATCGAGATCAGTTAGATGTATGTATAcctaaaattgataatttgaaaaataagttattttaaataatttaaaaataaatatgtgtaaAAAGTCATTTCGGGAACGCgtccaaaacaaaaaattccAACTTCAACTTACGTTAACAAATagtaaaatcgtttattttaaattctcaaTGTTCAATTGAGTTTGTTTATTTCCTAAAAAATTATTATCTTAAAGccaaaatatagaaaataaaataattttaaatacggCACTTGTCAATAGTTTGTCCAAGAAATCAAACGTCATATTCGTGAACACAGCATTAGGTAGTGAAAACTTTTATTCTTGAATGCCAGTTGCGGCGCTAGTGTGCTTTAGTAGCGAGCAATAATGTTGTGAGGCCGGCGACATTTGTtttgtacacatacatacatacataaactcacgcccgtaatcccaaatggggtgggcagagccacaagtaatcaaagacaacgagagatttgttttgtatgtaaataaataacagtttAAGTGGTAAGTACTATTATGTTCTTGTATTTTTTACCGTACCTTAATTATACGTCATTCCGGGAATGGGTAAAATAGGaaatcatattaaaataactgttacttaattaatattatgtaaaattataactgtTTACTTCACAATTACCTTGAAATAATATGTCTAAGACGGCGACCATCAGAATTACAAGCGCGAAATTTCGAAAACGTCATTTCGGGAACAGTCATTTAGGGAACGTTCCCGGAGATGATGACGCGTTCCCGGATTGACGTAGTGGGTTCTGATGATATGACTTTTCATAGGt is a window encoding:
- the LOC126378971 gene encoding RE1-silencing transcription factor-like, with product MLETEFIEMEGGSLEVVNLVVSVDPEVVLGDHTYTSTKKVKKVIKPKTKDALNQKLIKMIEGKHIVNLKALYGCNVCNFTTFSKESIDFHSLSHKPTKKPVQKKREACHKPGNTCCTSCFVKKIKKLPDGRLRCPHCSFFTTRLQGLNVHLRSHEKRPYKCADCPYSGRDVKALIQHVRLGHRATQYLDRFEQEVRVKNGKKPYCCKYCEYTTKFAKNLVKHVKKHLDVKPDIELSLYNKIK